In Acidobacteriota bacterium, the following proteins share a genomic window:
- a CDS encoding GIY-YIG nuclease family protein — protein sequence MRTFYVYIMAGKYRVLYTGMTNDLERRVYEHKQKLAPGFTSKYNITRLVYIETFNHARDAIRREKQIKGWLRAKKVALIIASNPSWRDLSEGWFGKENCGDSSLRSE from the coding sequence ATGCGAACATTTTACGTCTACATTATGGCAGGCAAGTACCGCGTCTTGTACACCGGAATGACAAACGATCTGGAACGCCGGGTGTACGAACACAAGCAGAAGCTGGCGCCGGGATTCACCAGTAAGTACAACATTACGCGGCTGGTTTACATCGAGACTTTTAACCACGCTCGCGACGCCATTCGCCGGGAAAAGCAAATCAAAGGATGGCTCCGAGCGAAGAAGGTGGCTTTGATTATTGCAAGCAATCCGTCATGGCGAGACTTGAGCGAAGGCTGGTTTGGTAAGGAAAACTGCGGGGATTCTTCGCTGCGCTCAGAATGA
- a CDS encoding tetratricopeptide repeat protein, which produces MFFQDNVFGRLRVGLRYKVMFLRAWLLLVCMAVSPIAGTPHSFAFPQQTSASFAQAVEAFQQGHYAEAENAARALVRQDTRDARALGLLGVILDAQKKYEEAEPFYLQALRLAPHSASLHNNLGNHYLAQGSVARARAQFLKVVEIDPGHPNANLQLAEMSIKAKDGNSALEYLSHLPESALAGPAPALLHAQALHLAGKTKEAEQALDRIAQQAGNDPRIAFSIGMVDAGWNRYAEAEEAFGQALKADPANFDIQYNLGLAALNARDFGRALDMFQAAYRQKPDDPDVLLDLARAYSGAGHDDQAIILLVKAMKLAPKRPDILLAAAQTSERLGFYVDAGNALEKYHRLKPGDDVAWRELGYVLIQTAKLDEGERILSAYVSRHPKDAQGLYELGIAESVRDKGKALAHLNAALALDPSLNGARYARAVLVAQQGKYQESIIDLRKILETEPRNTNALYSLGDDLLMVNRPAEAVKVLAQGAELAPQDPKILQRYSRALLRAGNPAEAQAIMQRFQAIRPTDAGPRPNAGLFDYLSLTPQQQRERYMGNLRRNIELNPQDLTSLTLLAKALLMEGKTAEAIEDYKKIQPLTSDPKVLAGCGRELLDAGQYGPARDFLAAAMKQAASSGEASVEDLRLDLSVAIFHGEGAADALAELDKTPASFRHGDYYLLRAQILDSMGKDSAAAADLNRGISASPTRANLYFEAALFLIKHAEYQQTIRLLDLAKRAVPGDPGLMLVEAITYEILQRFNESQKLLAEIQSRWPEWSQPYLIDGIILQNHFKQNEAKQKLETAIALGASDPRAYFYLASACLDSNPQDFPGANKAIEKGLEIAPDNAELQWQAGKIDLAEKRYGEAVDHLQAAVRLDSSLVAAHETLRATYLAMGEKDKSMAESKEIVRLKQLDAAKGTSQGPPAISAPLFTVRLPPSREAATDP; this is translated from the coding sequence GTGTTCTTTCAGGATAACGTTTTCGGACGGCTGCGGGTGGGATTAAGATACAAAGTGATGTTTTTGCGTGCCTGGCTGCTGCTTGTTTGCATGGCGGTTTCTCCCATCGCGGGAACCCCCCATTCCTTCGCTTTCCCGCAACAAACCTCTGCCTCATTCGCACAGGCGGTGGAAGCCTTCCAGCAAGGCCACTACGCGGAAGCTGAAAACGCTGCGCGGGCGCTGGTGCGCCAAGACACACGCGACGCCCGCGCTCTCGGATTGCTGGGCGTGATTCTGGACGCCCAGAAGAAATATGAGGAAGCGGAACCATTCTACCTTCAGGCGTTGCGGCTTGCGCCGCACTCGGCGTCGCTGCATAACAATCTCGGGAACCATTACCTGGCGCAGGGGAGTGTGGCCCGGGCGCGCGCGCAGTTCCTGAAGGTTGTGGAAATCGACCCCGGACATCCGAATGCCAATCTTCAGCTTGCCGAGATGAGCATTAAAGCGAAGGATGGAAATTCTGCGCTCGAATATCTTTCCCATTTGCCTGAAAGCGCGCTTGCCGGGCCCGCACCTGCGCTGCTCCACGCCCAGGCACTGCACCTTGCCGGTAAGACGAAAGAAGCTGAACAGGCCCTGGACCGGATCGCACAGCAGGCCGGCAACGACCCGCGCATCGCATTTTCGATTGGAATGGTTGACGCGGGATGGAATCGATATGCCGAAGCCGAGGAGGCGTTCGGCCAGGCTCTGAAGGCGGACCCGGCCAACTTTGACATTCAATATAATCTCGGCCTTGCCGCTCTGAACGCCCGCGACTTCGGGAGAGCCCTCGATATGTTTCAGGCAGCGTACCGCCAGAAGCCGGACGATCCCGACGTCCTTCTGGATTTAGCACGGGCCTACTCCGGCGCAGGACACGATGACCAGGCGATTATCCTGCTGGTGAAGGCCATGAAGTTGGCGCCCAAGCGGCCCGACATTCTGCTTGCCGCCGCACAAACTTCGGAGCGGCTGGGCTTCTATGTTGATGCCGGCAATGCCCTGGAAAAATACCACAGGCTGAAGCCCGGAGACGATGTGGCCTGGCGGGAACTTGGGTACGTGCTCATCCAAACAGCGAAGCTGGACGAGGGCGAGCGCATTCTTAGTGCCTACGTCTCTAGGCATCCGAAAGATGCACAGGGACTTTACGAACTGGGCATAGCGGAGTCGGTGCGGGACAAGGGCAAGGCGCTCGCCCATCTGAATGCCGCGCTCGCGCTTGACCCTTCACTGAACGGCGCCCGATATGCTCGCGCGGTCCTGGTTGCCCAGCAGGGCAAGTATCAGGAGTCGATCATCGACTTGCGGAAAATCCTTGAGACCGAGCCGCGAAACACGAATGCCCTCTATTCTCTAGGCGATGACCTGCTGATGGTCAACCGCCCCGCTGAAGCCGTCAAGGTCCTTGCGCAGGGCGCAGAACTCGCCCCGCAGGACCCGAAAATTCTTCAGCGTTACAGCCGGGCATTGTTGCGCGCCGGCAACCCGGCCGAAGCGCAGGCCATCATGCAGCGCTTTCAGGCAATCAGACCCACGGACGCGGGCCCGCGGCCCAACGCCGGGCTGTTTGACTATCTAAGCCTTACGCCCCAGCAGCAGCGCGAACGATACATGGGCAATCTGAGGCGCAACATCGAGCTGAACCCTCAGGACTTAACGTCGTTAACGCTGCTCGCCAAAGCGCTTCTGATGGAGGGGAAAACCGCCGAGGCAATTGAAGATTACAAAAAAATCCAGCCATTGACGAGTGACCCCAAAGTGCTGGCGGGCTGCGGCAGAGAGCTGCTTGACGCGGGCCAGTATGGACCGGCGCGGGACTTTCTCGCCGCAGCAATGAAGCAGGCGGCTTCATCCGGTGAGGCCTCCGTGGAGGATTTGCGGCTCGATTTGTCGGTCGCTATTTTCCATGGGGAGGGGGCTGCTGACGCGCTCGCCGAACTCGACAAGACCCCGGCGTCCTTTCGCCACGGAGATTATTACCTTCTTCGGGCCCAGATTCTCGACTCGATGGGGAAAGATTCGGCGGCGGCGGCTGACCTGAACCGCGGGATCAGCGCGTCGCCCACGCGCGCCAATCTATACTTTGAGGCGGCGCTGTTCCTGATCAAACACGCCGAGTATCAGCAGACGATACGGCTGCTCGATCTGGCGAAGCGCGCCGTCCCCGGCGATCCAGGGCTGATGCTTGTCGAGGCCATCACTTACGAGATTCTGCAGCGCTTCAATGAGTCTCAAAAACTGCTGGCGGAAATCCAGTCGCGCTGGCCGGAGTGGAGCCAGCCTTACCTGATTGACGGCATTATTCTGCAAAACCACTTCAAGCAGAATGAAGCGAAGCAGAAACTGGAAACCGCCATCGCGCTGGGCGCGAGCGATCCCAGGGCCTATTTCTACCTTGCCTCCGCCTGCCTCGACTCAAATCCGCAGGACTTCCCGGGGGCCAATAAGGCCATTGAGAAAGGGCTGGAGATTGCTCCTGACAACGCAGAGCTCCAGTGGCAGGCAGGCAAGATCGACTTGGCGGAAAAACGCTATGGGGAGGCGGTGGACCACTTGCAGGCCGCGGTGCGCCTGGATTCCAGCCTTGTGGCGGCGCACGAGACGTTGCGGGCCACTTACCTGGCGATGGGCGAGAAGGATAAATCGATGGCCGAATCAAAGGAAATCGTTCGCCTGAAACAGTTGGACGCGGCGAAGGGAACCAGCCAGGGCCCGCCGGCAATCAGCGCGCCGTTGTTTACTGTTCGCCTCCCTCCAAGCCGGGAAGCCGCGACTGACCCGTGA
- a CDS encoding tetratricopeptide repeat protein — protein sequence MMRRLRLSSQTMKAHSKPARGRGAIAVAATWLLATALALNLAAQETAQQHAQRGIDLAQSGNLAAAEAELRRAVQLDPHNAELLGNLGTVLAMEGKLEESTPILKEAVELNPQALVLRQYLAANLWQLHQAAEARTQLQIILKAQPQNSQAIFLLGMVSENLKDYTAAARLLASVPKLVRQHPESVAALSLSQYRTGAKEEARKTLGMLIEHPGDARAALLGAGMASDAGDYDEALRLLEATEASNPGFPGLLYHIALAEYHAGRYADCETKLLALANTRQDSSETENLLGWCYEKQSKHGQAISALRHAIALGPDQESNYLDLGGILSEARSLPAALRVAVQGVESFPKSARMWSLKGLVELRMSHYPDAVQSYSRAYELDPSDAGALLGLGKAREGLGSTAEAEKIFEEGARKFPHDARFDLEDALLLLRRADAGDKTATPRAIELLHEAAAIDPASAEAHYQLGNVALEGGRPSEAFDELQKASQLEPNASKIHFALARACRRLGQKEAAAREMAVFQKLKEQELSVASAAPAGMGSQ from the coding sequence GTGATGCGCCGGCTGCGTCTCTCGAGCCAAACGATGAAAGCCCATTCCAAGCCAGCGCGAGGCCGCGGAGCGATTGCAGTTGCTGCAACCTGGTTGCTGGCGACGGCGCTCGCTTTAAATCTCGCGGCACAGGAAACCGCGCAGCAGCACGCTCAGCGCGGCATCGATCTGGCCCAGTCCGGCAACCTGGCCGCCGCGGAGGCAGAGCTTCGGCGCGCCGTCCAGCTTGACCCGCACAACGCCGAGCTCCTGGGCAACCTCGGCACCGTGCTGGCCATGGAAGGGAAGCTCGAAGAATCAACGCCGATTCTGAAGGAGGCCGTCGAGCTCAACCCCCAGGCCCTGGTGTTAAGGCAATATCTCGCTGCAAACCTGTGGCAGCTTCATCAGGCCGCCGAAGCCAGAACGCAGCTCCAGATTATTCTTAAGGCCCAGCCGCAGAACTCGCAGGCCATTTTCCTTCTGGGAATGGTTTCTGAGAACCTCAAGGATTACACAGCGGCCGCGCGGCTGCTGGCTTCAGTTCCCAAACTCGTTCGCCAGCATCCTGAGTCGGTGGCGGCCCTGTCGCTCTCGCAATACCGCACTGGAGCAAAGGAAGAAGCTCGAAAAACGCTCGGCATGTTGATCGAGCATCCGGGCGACGCTCGAGCCGCGCTGCTTGGCGCCGGCATGGCATCCGACGCGGGCGACTACGATGAAGCGCTCCGCCTGCTGGAGGCGACAGAGGCTTCAAATCCTGGATTTCCCGGGCTTTTGTACCATATCGCGCTGGCCGAATACCATGCCGGGCGATACGCCGATTGCGAGACAAAACTGCTGGCGCTCGCCAACACCCGGCAGGATTCCAGCGAAACTGAGAACCTGCTCGGGTGGTGTTACGAAAAGCAGAGCAAACACGGCCAGGCGATTTCCGCCCTGCGGCACGCTATCGCGCTTGGACCCGACCAGGAATCGAATTATCTCGACCTGGGGGGAATTCTAAGCGAGGCGAGGTCTCTGCCAGCAGCTTTGCGCGTCGCCGTGCAGGGCGTTGAAAGTTTCCCCAAATCCGCCCGCATGTGGAGCCTGAAGGGGTTGGTCGAACTGAGAATGAGCCATTATCCTGATGCCGTCCAATCCTATTCTCGAGCCTATGAGCTTGATCCATCTGACGCCGGTGCGCTGCTGGGGCTGGGCAAGGCGAGGGAGGGACTTGGTTCAACCGCTGAAGCGGAAAAGATTTTTGAGGAAGGCGCACGGAAATTTCCACACGATGCGCGCTTCGACCTTGAAGATGCGCTCCTGCTGCTGCGCAGGGCTGATGCAGGCGACAAGACGGCAACACCACGCGCCATTGAACTTCTCCACGAAGCCGCTGCTATCGATCCTGCGAGCGCGGAAGCTCATTACCAGCTCGGCAACGTCGCTCTTGAAGGCGGCAGGCCGAGCGAAGCATTCGATGAATTGCAGAAAGCCTCGCAGCTCGAGCCCAATGCCAGTAAGATTCATTTTGCGCTGGCGCGCGCCTGCCGGCGCCTGGGACAGAAAGAAGCGGCGGCGCGCGAGATGGCCGTCTTCCAAAAGCTTAAGGAACAGGAGCTGTCAGTGGCCTCCGCCGCGCCTGCCGGTATGGGGTCACAATAA
- a CDS encoding CRTAC1 family protein, protein MKRRKFLTISAGMAAAAAWPRGRASAAVARGEIFTDVTAEAGITWRHFNGESPDRFLVEAMGGGVAVADFDGDGHLDIFLVNGGETPRGKSPAPVANALYRNRGNWKFEDVALRAGVAHIPFYGMGAAVADFDNDGFQDLFVTGYPRCALYHNNGNGTFSDVTEKAGVINPGRWAASAAWFDYDRDGRLDLVVCNYVQFSFDDPKNCQYEGIRTYCEQRAYAGLPLSLYHNNGDGTFTDVSEPSGVASYVGRSLGVVAIDVDDDGWPDLFVARDASPNLLLINQRNGTFRDAGLDAEVAYDENGRAKSGMGVDAGDANGDGWPDFVVTNFNDEYHSLFLNTGSMPWHDWTARSELARYTHADVGWGTRFLDFDNSGRLGLFIVNGHISQVIGMTRRDVTYKERPLLLSNNGHAVFEDLRESAGAVFSQGYDARGLAIGDFDNGGGPDAIFTRLNNSPVLLRNNVAHENSWIGFQLTGKRSNRDAIGAKLTLQSGERRLVRWITGGSSYLSSHDKRVVFGLGRATAQALSTVEIRWPSGQTQKISGLAANRYHAIEETQR, encoded by the coding sequence ATGAAACGCAGAAAATTTCTCACAATTTCCGCTGGCATGGCTGCAGCAGCGGCGTGGCCGCGAGGGCGCGCTTCTGCAGCAGTTGCACGCGGTGAAATCTTTACCGACGTTACCGCCGAGGCGGGAATCACTTGGCGCCATTTCAACGGCGAATCCCCTGACCGCTTTCTGGTTGAAGCGATGGGCGGCGGCGTGGCGGTCGCAGACTTCGACGGCGACGGCCATCTCGATATCTTCCTTGTCAACGGCGGTGAGACGCCGCGCGGCAAGAGCCCGGCACCCGTTGCCAACGCGCTCTATCGCAACCGCGGCAACTGGAAATTTGAAGACGTCGCCTTGCGCGCCGGCGTGGCCCACATTCCGTTTTATGGCATGGGCGCCGCGGTGGCTGATTTTGACAACGACGGTTTCCAGGATTTATTTGTCACCGGCTACCCGCGCTGCGCCCTCTACCACAACAACGGCAATGGAACGTTTTCAGATGTGACGGAGAAAGCGGGCGTCATCAATCCGGGTCGCTGGGCCGCAAGCGCAGCGTGGTTCGACTATGACCGCGACGGCCGCCTGGACCTGGTGGTCTGCAATTACGTGCAGTTCTCGTTTGATGACCCGAAGAACTGCCAGTATGAGGGCATCCGGACTTATTGCGAGCAGAGAGCGTATGCGGGGCTCCCGCTTTCGCTTTATCACAACAACGGCGACGGAACGTTTACGGACGTTAGCGAACCCTCCGGCGTGGCCAGTTATGTCGGGCGTTCACTGGGCGTGGTCGCGATCGACGTGGATGACGACGGCTGGCCCGACCTCTTTGTGGCGCGCGACGCCTCGCCGAATCTGCTGCTCATCAACCAGCGCAACGGAACGTTCAGGGACGCCGGCCTCGACGCTGAAGTCGCTTACGACGAGAACGGTAGAGCCAAGTCCGGCATGGGCGTGGATGCCGGCGACGCCAACGGCGACGGCTGGCCGGACTTTGTGGTGACCAACTTTAATGACGAGTATCACTCTCTTTTTCTCAACACGGGCTCGATGCCCTGGCATGACTGGACCGCACGCTCGGAGCTGGCTCGCTACACTCACGCTGACGTCGGATGGGGAACGCGATTCCTCGATTTCGACAACAGCGGCCGCCTGGGTTTGTTTATTGTGAACGGTCACATCAGCCAGGTGATCGGGATGACGCGCCGCGACGTGACGTACAAGGAGCGGCCCCTGCTGCTTTCAAATAACGGCCACGCGGTTTTCGAGGACCTTCGCGAGTCTGCGGGCGCGGTTTTCAGCCAGGGCTACGATGCGCGCGGCCTGGCGATCGGGGATTTTGATAATGGCGGCGGCCCGGACGCCATCTTCACGCGCTTGAACAATTCACCTGTTCTGCTGCGCAACAACGTGGCGCATGAGAATTCATGGATTGGCTTTCAGTTGACAGGAAAAAGAAGCAACCGCGACGCCATTGGCGCGAAGTTGACCCTGCAGTCCGGAGAGCGCCGCCTGGTGCGCTGGATTACCGGCGGCTCGAGTTATCTTTCGTCGCACGACAAGCGCGTGGTTTTCGGGCTTGGCCGCGCAACTGCACAAGCCCTCTCGACCGTCGAAATTCGCTGGCCGAGTGGGCAAACACAGAAGATTTCCGGCCTCGCCGCCAATCGTTACCACGCCATCGAGGAAACCCAAAGGTGA
- a CDS encoding membrane integrity-associated transporter subunit PqiC gives MRRMMRFTLVALAMAALSGCLGGKAIKYYTAALPPAPEPATSTLPFTLLIGHIGAPEILEDQPIVYRSGPNEIGTYEYHQWAEPPTQMVKTLLIRRLRASGRYQSVAQLGSSAQGEFALRGRLFNFEEVDQGGAISALVSMEFELIDRETHKTVWNRFYTHTEPVQGKDIPKVVAALDRNLEQGLAEVESGLEAYFTAHPPQKP, from the coding sequence ATGCGTCGAATGATGCGTTTCACCCTGGTGGCGTTGGCTATGGCGGCCCTGAGCGGTTGCCTCGGCGGAAAGGCCATCAAGTACTACACCGCAGCGCTTCCTCCCGCGCCCGAGCCGGCAACCAGCACTCTGCCCTTTACGCTGCTGATCGGCCATATCGGCGCTCCCGAGATTCTCGAGGATCAGCCCATTGTTTATCGTTCCGGACCCAACGAAATCGGCACTTATGAATACCACCAGTGGGCCGAGCCCCCCACGCAGATGGTCAAAACCCTGCTGATCCGCCGCCTTCGGGCCTCCGGCAGATACCAGTCGGTGGCTCAGCTCGGCAGCTCAGCGCAGGGGGAATTTGCGCTGCGAGGCAGGCTTTTCAATTTCGAAGAGGTTGACCAGGGCGGTGCGATTTCGGCGCTGGTGTCGATGGAGTTTGAGCTGATTGACCGCGAGACCCATAAGACCGTATGGAATCGCTTTTACACGCACACGGAGCCGGTGCAGGGAAAGGACATCCCGAAAGTTGTGGCAGCGCTCGACCGCAATCTCGAACAGGGCCTCGCCGAGGTTGAGTCAGGGCTCGAGGCCTACTTTACCGCGCATCCTCCCCAAAAACCCTGA
- a CDS encoding MCE family protein, with translation MNSRRERTEQVWVGLFVLIAAGLLVAAVLAVSGAFGRGDIPHRAYFKFAGGLEPGATVRFGGMKAGSVQAVRVDPENPARIEVDFKIAQDIPLKADSVAKITSLGPLGDNYVELSTGTLNAPKAPPGSTIQSAPTFNFSDLNQMIAELEPLLRQTLVKLDQRLDDLQVTMARANDLLNDRNRANFSASLGAVNSMLAEDRPKISSTLDNVQSASARLKPLLDDLKKTMAQANDALDHINGVVLENREDLRSSVKELHETMVTASAVMDQLNQTLDYNSDNVDEILTNVRVATQKLKELTNKLERRPYTLIRADRSKERKPGGK, from the coding sequence ATGAATTCGCGACGGGAGCGAACAGAACAGGTGTGGGTGGGGCTGTTTGTCCTGATTGCAGCCGGCCTGCTGGTCGCTGCCGTGCTCGCCGTGTCAGGGGCCTTTGGCAGAGGCGACATTCCACATCGCGCTTATTTCAAGTTTGCGGGTGGACTCGAGCCCGGCGCCACGGTGCGGTTTGGCGGAATGAAAGCAGGCTCGGTGCAGGCGGTCCGCGTCGACCCGGAGAACCCGGCCCGCATCGAAGTCGATTTCAAAATCGCCCAGGATATCCCGTTAAAGGCCGACAGCGTGGCAAAGATCACCAGCCTCGGACCGCTTGGAGATAACTACGTGGAATTGAGTACCGGCACACTCAATGCGCCAAAAGCTCCCCCCGGCAGCACTATCCAATCGGCGCCAACCTTCAATTTTAGCGATCTTAATCAAATGATTGCCGAGCTTGAGCCCCTGTTGCGGCAGACGCTTGTGAAACTGGACCAGCGCCTCGATGATCTGCAGGTGACCATGGCCCGCGCCAACGACCTGCTGAATGACAGGAACCGTGCCAATTTCAGCGCCTCGCTGGGTGCCGTCAATTCCATGCTCGCCGAGGACCGTCCCAAGATTTCTTCCACACTCGACAATGTTCAATCCGCCAGCGCCCGGCTCAAGCCCCTGCTGGACGACCTCAAGAAAACGATGGCCCAGGCAAACGACGCGCTCGACCACATCAATGGGGTCGTGCTCGAAAACCGGGAGGATTTGCGCAGCTCCGTCAAGGAGCTTCACGAGACGATGGTCACAGCCTCTGCCGTGATGGACCAGTTGAACCAGACGCTCGATTACAACTCCGACAACGTTGACGAGATCCTGACCAATGTGCGGGTAGCCACCCAGAAACTCAAAGAACTCACCAACAAGCTGGAACGGCGTCCGTACACGCTGATTCGCGCCGACAGGTCGAAAGAGCGCAAGCCCGGCGGGAAGTAG
- a CDS encoding ABC transporter ATP-binding protein: protein MGTNKLAGEGPVISVVDLHVSYGEREILHGISFEVLRGETVVILGGSGSGKSTLLRTLMGLEKPSAGEVWIKGVNIAQASERELDEIRKRMGVSFQGGALFGSMTVGENVALPLSEHTRLEDSTIGIMVRIKLEQVGLASFEDYMPSELSGGMKKRAAVARALAMDPNLLLFDEPSAGLDPIIAAGIDQLILDLKKAYSMSIVVVTHELASAFLIADRLLLIDRGNIIAIGNREEMKASTNPRVRQFLDRVPEPQVEDELNYLQMLTRNIKART from the coding sequence GTGGGAACGAATAAGCTTGCCGGCGAGGGCCCCGTCATTTCGGTAGTCGATCTTCACGTCAGCTACGGCGAACGTGAGATTCTGCACGGCATCAGCTTCGAAGTTCTGCGCGGTGAAACCGTGGTGATCCTGGGAGGTTCCGGCTCAGGAAAAAGCACCTTGCTCCGCACCCTGATGGGGCTTGAGAAACCCAGCGCGGGCGAGGTCTGGATTAAAGGAGTGAACATCGCGCAGGCTTCAGAACGGGAACTGGACGAGATTCGGAAGAGGATGGGCGTCTCTTTCCAGGGTGGCGCCCTTTTTGGTTCGATGACGGTAGGAGAAAATGTCGCGCTGCCCCTGTCCGAGCACACACGCCTGGAAGATTCTACCATCGGGATCATGGTGCGGATCAAGCTGGAGCAGGTGGGCCTGGCAAGTTTTGAGGATTATATGCCCTCCGAGCTGAGCGGTGGCATGAAGAAACGGGCTGCGGTGGCGCGCGCTCTGGCCATGGACCCGAACCTGCTTCTGTTTGACGAGCCTTCGGCAGGGCTCGACCCCATCATTGCCGCGGGCATTGACCAACTGATACTGGACCTGAAGAAGGCCTACTCCATGTCGATCGTGGTAGTGACGCACGAACTGGCCAGCGCGTTCCTGATCGCAGACCGCTTGCTTTTGATCGATCGCGGCAACATTATTGCCATCGGCAACAGGGAGGAAATGAAGGCCAGCACCAACCCGCGTGTGCGCCAGTTTCTCGACCGCGTGCCGGAACCGCAGGTCGAGGATGAGCTCAATTACCTCCAGATGCTGACCCGAAACATTAAGGCCCGGACCTGA
- a CDS encoding ABC transporter permease: MSAAGKITALPDRVGTATLNGLAYVGGLARLTGESAYAAFVGPFRGQRLRLRRAFHQAMAVGVGAIPIVSLITFFVGLIMALQSAYELRRLGAIQFVADAVAISIIRELGPLITAIIVIGRSGSAFAAEIGTMKVTEEVDALETMALRPVVFLVAPKFLAMLVMVPCLTVWADFMGVMGGALFGVAGASFTLMSYLRATRDALVVSDILTGLVKSALFAVVITAVGCREGFATGGGAEEVGRSTTTAVVRSIFLVIAVDLLFTALFYWTNRG; this comes from the coding sequence TTGAGCGCTGCTGGAAAAATCACGGCTTTGCCGGACCGCGTTGGGACAGCAACATTGAATGGCCTGGCGTATGTGGGCGGATTGGCCCGGCTGACGGGTGAATCCGCTTATGCAGCTTTTGTGGGGCCTTTCCGCGGCCAGCGCCTGCGTCTGAGGCGGGCTTTCCATCAGGCCATGGCGGTGGGCGTGGGGGCCATTCCCATTGTTTCACTCATCACCTTCTTCGTCGGCCTGATCATGGCGTTGCAAAGCGCCTATGAACTGCGGCGGCTTGGCGCCATCCAGTTTGTGGCTGACGCCGTCGCCATCTCGATCATCCGGGAACTGGGACCGCTGATTACGGCTATTATCGTGATAGGGCGGTCGGGTTCCGCCTTTGCCGCCGAAATCGGGACCATGAAAGTCACCGAAGAGGTGGATGCCCTCGAAACCATGGCATTGCGCCCGGTGGTCTTTCTGGTGGCGCCGAAATTCCTGGCCATGCTGGTGATGGTGCCGTGCCTTACCGTTTGGGCGGACTTTATGGGGGTCATGGGGGGCGCTCTGTTCGGAGTAGCGGGCGCCAGCTTTACATTGATGTCCTACCTTCGGGCGACGCGCGACGCCCTGGTGGTAAGCGACATCCTGACCGGCCTTGTCAAGAGCGCTCTGTTCGCCGTGGTGATCACCGCCGTCGGATGTCGGGAAGGTTTTGCCACTGGGGGCGGGGCAGAAGAAGTCGGGCGCTCCACCACCACGGCAGTGGTGCGGTCGATCTTTCTGGTGATCGCGGTTGATCTGCTGTTCACGGCACTGTTTTATTGGACTAATCGCGGCTGA
- a CDS encoding anti-sigma factor antagonist gives MKAAARQQSGSTIVDVSGDIDMGTSPVLRKLLLESLPKTPRLVVNFTQVRYIDSSGIASLVEVLMKARNSHKRLVLYGLNKTVQEVLQLTRLTTIFEIRKTEEEALQA, from the coding sequence ATGAAAGCTGCAGCTCGCCAGCAATCAGGAAGCACCATCGTCGATGTCAGCGGCGACATCGATATGGGCACGTCGCCCGTCCTGCGGAAATTGCTGTTGGAGTCCCTGCCGAAGACACCCCGGCTGGTGGTCAATTTCACCCAGGTCCGTTATATCGACAGCTCTGGGATTGCTTCGCTCGTGGAAGTCCTGATGAAGGCGCGCAACAGCCACAAGCGGCTGGTTCTGTATGGGCTGAACAAGACCGTCCAGGAGGTCCTCCAATTGACCCGCCTGACTACAATTTTTGAGATACGCAAGACGGAAGAAGAAGCATTGCAAGCTTGA
- a CDS encoding ATP-binding protein, translated as MDMITTAIKVTIGDVMSCDEGSPPRLVPMQSANRPLKFEMRLTSDPRLLPVVRSTIAQIATTVGFEDAQSRKITLAVDEALSNVIRHAYKMECNHTIELTCQAQADSIEFTFIDRGEPADPARICAQPLNEVALGGRGTHLIRQIMDEVHYERLPDHNRLRLKKYMPVAGKKA; from the coding sequence ATGGATATGATAACCACGGCCATCAAGGTGACAATCGGAGATGTTATGAGCTGCGATGAAGGGAGCCCACCCAGGCTCGTACCCATGCAGTCAGCAAACAGACCCTTGAAGTTCGAGATGAGGCTGACCAGCGATCCCAGGCTGCTGCCCGTTGTGCGCAGCACGATAGCGCAGATTGCCACTACCGTGGGATTTGAAGACGCTCAATCCAGAAAAATCACCCTTGCTGTTGACGAAGCTTTGAGCAATGTGATACGCCACGCCTACAAGATGGAGTGCAATCACACGATTGAACTCACCTGCCAGGCGCAGGCGGACTCGATCGAGTTTACCTTCATCGACCGTGGCGAGCCTGCAGACCCGGCGAGGATTTGTGCCCAGCCTCTTAATGAAGTCGCGCTGGGTGGCCGCGGCACTCACCTGATCCGCCAGATCATGGACGAAGTTCATTATGAGCGGTTGCCCGACCACAACCGTTTACGCCTGAAGAAGTATATGCCCGTCGCGGGAAAAAAGGCCTGA